One window of Etheostoma spectabile isolate EspeVRDwgs_2016 chromosome 6, UIUC_Espe_1.0, whole genome shotgun sequence genomic DNA carries:
- the pbxip1b gene encoding pre-B-cell leukemia homeobox interacting protein 1b isoform X7 has translation MSGGTSANNSWTLLTPEESVAETLRPLAEGTEQHEEGLTGAASVENQPKNSAESAERLPVEDHLVPEEKTAEPSGDTSTEQHTSVATAVIDAPVATSLQVSGSFNPDSDALSQSEGLPEAPAQSSCDPDSFSDSYTHITPSPDEPHASLLTTESLGGVEFTQEEDRLAQQGTLHTLSGEELQHEGEESNLFLRRTDLGKQAVYLVDQLIMELFGIWARRFSGEAVVGSPVDSEMGEERTEKTGEEAEPEVRRRKSLLAALERIGRTEEEEEGEEEFQLPQREEDSGFSVNKCILGAVILLGIGTIFFSGVFMDLDEESDYGTMELKDAEVPGKQEWLNQEVHPPPVDTDSTELPNTFTEGNQQISVLQAQLQAQKEELKVAKGQAAKGAKERLFWEEVEKENTQAPVTPTTLPSSGQPEDSMQGTAGSTERGPKKTLDDQREKKKDVKKDKMDMAEKEEWKERDKSEWKEGEKKEREDGIKTEWKKGKHEQGKFDKEKDKEGKQKRHNDKTKEKDWKKEKATRGDEGKPWKDREGKKEWIEKSERKEKEDWKKAKHEKVKAGKEKDWKVKKDHVEKHKGKEEWKGEKEWKKGKDGFKESGKEKWEEKDWKEKGEKKEWKKKDSDWKSKNGKEHTKEEKGKGERKQWEERKNRGKERKWRDEREQWNENEWKSYSGKDGKELKKDEWKRWEKREEPWKREGEKDGKHNGDRKKDRSSSEKPKDEHKYNGNHGHRAEHLWGDRKPPHTHRQPSVEQPEYWVQQRDRLQHNPKPPQPCDSLETCAQAEGLLPVPFFEFEAILQSYLAKAQEAGVDDSKREEVRKLAAEFFKNGLFVHDQMSFQEFVEDLGDILEDMVEGDDDAEEKDSAIEEEMEGFEIEVMKKFSVREVVEKKERSKGDWRKESGRGRG, from the exons ATGTCTGGCGGCACCAGTGCTAACAACAGCTGGACACTCCTCACTCCTGAG GAGTCAGTCGCTGAAACCCTAAGGCCTTTGGCAGAGGGGACAGAGCAACATGAAGAAGGCCTCACTGGTGCAG CTTCTGTGGAGAACCAGCCCAAAAACAGTGCAGAGTCTGCAGAGAGGCTCCCTGTTGAGGACCACCTG GTACCGGAAGAAAAAACAGCAGAGCCAAGTGGAGACACAAGCACAGAGCAACACACCTCTGTGGCCACCGCTGTCATTGATGCCCCTGTTGCCACCTCTTTGCAAGTCTCCGGCAGCTTCAACCCTGACAGTGATGCACTCAGCCAGTCAGAGGGCCTACCTGAAGCCCCAGCACAGTCCAGTTGTGACCCGGATTCATTTTCTGACTCCTACACCCACATAACCCCCTCCCCTGATGAGCCCCACGCCTCACTGCTGACCACAGAGAGTCTGGGAGGGGTGGAGTTTACACAGGAAGAGGACAGGCTCGCACAGCAAGGAACACTGCATACGCTGAGTGGGGAGGAGCTTCAACATGAAGGGGAGGAGTCCAACCTGTTTTTGAGAAGGACTGATTTAGGGAAACAGGCAG TGTACCTGGTGGACCAGCTGATTATGGAATTGTTCGGAATCTGGGCCAGGCGCTTTTCTGGAGAGGCTGTGGTTG GTTCCCCTGTGGATTCAGAGATGGGTGAGGAGAGGACTGAGAAGACTGGAGAGGAGGCAGAGCCAGAGGTGAGGAGAAGGAAGTCTCTCTTAGCGGCTCTAGAGCGGATTGGAaggacagaggaggaagaggaaggagaggaagagttTCAGCTGCCACAGCGGGAGGAAGACAGCGGGTTCTCTGTGAACAAGTGCATTCTGGGGGCTGTCATTCTGTTAGGGATTGGCACCATCTTTTTCTCAG GTGTCTTCATGGACCTGGATGAGG AGAGTGACTATGGTACAATGGAGCTGAAAGATGCAGAGGTACCAGGAAAACAg GAATGGCTTAATCAAGAGGTTCATCCACCCCCAGTAGATACTGACAGTACAGAGCTTCCAAATACGTTTACCGAAGGGAACCAGCAGATTTCTGTACTACAAGCCCAactccag GCACAGAAAGAAGAGCTAAAAGTAGccaagggacaggcagctaagGGAGCAAAGGAGCGGCTGTTTTGGGAGGAGGTGGAAAAGGAAAACA CTCAAGCACCTGTGACGCCAACCACATTGCCCTCCAGTGGCCAGCCAGAGGACAGCATGCAGGGCACAGCCGGCTCTACAGAAAGAGGGCCTAAGAAAACATTGGatgatcagagggagaagaagaaagatgtgAAGAAGGATAAAATGGACATGGCTGAGAAGGAGGagtggaaagagagagataaatctgaatggaaggaaggagagaaaaaggagcGTGAAGATGGCATTAAAACAgaatggaaaaagggaaaacatgagCAAGGAAAGTTTGACAAGGAGAAAGACAAGGAAGGTAAACAAAAGAGGCACAATGACAAGACGAAGGAGAAAGactggaagaaagaaaaggctACCAGGGGTGATGAAGGAAAGCCTTGGAAGGAtagggaaggaaagaaagagtgGATAGAGAAGAGTGAGAGAAAGGAgaaggaagactggaaaaaggcAAAACATGAGAAAGTGAAGGCGGGTAAGGAGAAGGATTGGAAGGTAAAAAAAGACCATGTAGAGAAGCACAAGGGCAAGGAGGAATGGAAAGGAGAGAAGGAATGGAAGAAGGGGAAAGATGGCTTTAAGGAAAGTGGCAAAGAGAAATGGGAGGAAAAAGAttggaaagagaaaggagagaagaaagagtgGAAGAAAAAAGATAGTGACTGGAAGAGTAAAAATGGCAAAGAGCATACTAaggaagagaaaggaaaggGTGAAAGGAAACAgtgggaagagagaaaaaatcgTGGTAAAGAAAGGAAGTGGAGGGATGAGAGGGAACAGTGGAACGAGAACGAGTGGAAGAGCTACAGTGGTAAAGATGGTAAGGAGTTGAAGAAGGATGAGTGGAAACGGtgggaaaagagagaagaaccgtggaaaagagaaggagagaaagatggaaaacACAATGGGGATCGGAAAAAGGACAGATCAAGCTCCGAGAAACCCAAAGATGAGCACAAATATAATGGTAATCACGGCCACAGGGCAGAGCACCTGTGGGGAGATCGGAAGCCCCCTCACACACACCGCCAACCCTCCGTGGAACAGCCCGAGTACTGGGTCCAGCAGAGAGACCGCCTCCAGCACAACCCCAAACCACCACAGCCATGTGACTCCCTGGAGACTTGTGCTCAGGCTGAGGGGCTGCTCCCTGTCCCCTTCTTCGAGTTTGAGGCCATCCTCCAGTCTTACCTAGCCAAGGCACAGGAGGCAGGAGTGGATGATTCCAAAAGAGAAGAGGTCAGAAAGCTAGCTGCTGAATTCTTTAAGAATGGACTCTTTGTCCACGATCAGATGAGCTTTCAAGAGTTTGTCGAAGACTTGGGAGATATTTTGGAAGACATGGTGGAAGGAGATGACGACGCGGAGGAAAAGGACAGCGCCATAGAGGAAGAAATGGAGGGGTTTGAAATAGaagtcatgaaaaagttttCAGTGCGGGAAGTTgtagagaaaaaggagagatcCAAAGGGGACTGGAGGAAGGAGAGCGGACGAGGACGTGGCTGA